The following are from one region of the Acidobacteriota bacterium genome:
- the grpE gene encoding nucleotide exchange factor GrpE codes for MGKGNGKTDTRNLDVEHELPPAEGGEERPDPTPLDSSASSEIDKVRAERDALLDRLARLQAEFDNARKRAVREQQDFREFAAADVIKSILPVLDSFERALKTPSSGSNADDLRGGLELIYRQFQDALQKLGVQSIEAVGKPFDPRVHEAVEMVETKDVEDHQVLDEFQRGYNYKGRMLRPAMVRVAKNSD; via the coding sequence ATGGGTAAAGGAAACGGAAAGACCGATACCAGGAATCTCGATGTGGAACACGAGTTGCCGCCCGCAGAGGGCGGAGAAGAGCGGCCTGACCCAACCCCGTTAGATAGCTCGGCGTCATCCGAAATCGATAAAGTACGAGCGGAACGCGACGCGTTGCTCGATCGGCTGGCGCGACTGCAGGCGGAATTTGACAATGCCCGCAAGCGCGCCGTGCGCGAGCAGCAGGACTTCCGCGAATTCGCCGCTGCTGACGTCATCAAGAGCATCCTGCCGGTGCTGGATAGCTTCGAGCGCGCGCTGAAAACGCCTTCCAGCGGCTCGAATGCAGATGATCTGCGGGGCGGCTTGGAACTGATTTACCGTCAATTTCAGGACGCGCTGCAAAAACTCGGAGTGCAGTCCATCGAGGCGGTCGGAAAGCCGTTCGATCCTCGTGTGCATGAAGCGGTCGAAATGGTAGAGACAAAAGACGTGGAAGACCACCAGGTTTTGGACGAATTTCAGCGTGGCTACAATTACAAAGGACGCATGCTGCGTCCAGCGATGGTGCGAGTGGCTAAGAACAGTGATTAG